The stretch of DNA TCGAATGCGAATGTCATATTTTGTATGACTGGGCACTTTGGAGCTAGGAGATGACTCTGCTTCGTCTGACACAAGAGGAAAGGATGTAGTGTAGCCATTGCATGCGTTTCCAATATGGTTGCCACACTTGCGACAAAGAAGCTTGGTTCTTCGGCGAAACAAACCCCATGAGTGCTTATCAAAATGCGGCACACACTGAATTTCATCAACCTGGGTAAATCTGCTAAGATCAATATTGAAGAATGATATAATACCTCGCTTTATGGACTTCCCA from Vigna unguiculata cultivar IT97K-499-35 chromosome 8, ASM411807v1, whole genome shotgun sequence encodes:
- the LOC114193375 gene encoding uncharacterized protein At4g08330, chloroplastic-like — protein: MDGSVFKRDGHFNRTYSYQSCSSQRDVRYSCGTCGYELNLSSSNRNTSSIGSKYGKSIKRGIISFFNIDLSRFTQVDEIQCVPHFDKHSWGLFRRRTKLLCRKCGNHIGNACNGYTTSFPLVSDEAESSPSSKVPSHTKYDIRIRALQPSSSEGSGTPVFA